TTATTTCACCATTGTTCTTAATTATTCCCGGCATTATTGCCTTCCATATGTTCGGTGCTGATGCTGGTAACCCAGATACAATGTATACCCGCTTAGTAAACGAAGTATTACCAAAACCACTAGTGGGCTTTTTTGTGGCAGTAATGTTTGGTGCCATTCTTAGTACCTTTAACGGGGTGTTAAACAGCTCTACTACTTTGTTTGCCCTTAACGTATACAAGCCTTTATTTGGTCATGGTAAATCAGACCAAGAGTTGGTGGCTAAGGGCCGTGTGTTTGGCGTACTTATTGCGATTATTGCAGTGTGTATTGCACCATTTATTATGTTTGCGCCAGAAGGTTTATTCCAATACTTACAAATGGTTGCTGGCTTTTTTAGTGTGCCAATCTTTACCATTGTATTTGTTGGCTACATTTCTAAGCGTGTTCCTGCTATCGCTGCCAAAGTAGCTTTGGTGGTGTTTGTATCATCTTACGCTGCGATGCAGTTAGTGTTTGAAACGCCTTTGCACTTCCTACACCAGTTAGCCATCTTGTTTGTGGTTTGTACCATCTTAATGTTTGTAATTGGTGCCTTTAAACCACGCGAACAAGACTACGTTATGCCTATTAACAAAGACATGGATGTAACACCTTGGGAGTTTCGTTTTGAAGCATCGGCCATTGTGCTTTACATGGTATTGGGCGCGTTCATCATGTTCTCAGATATCGGCTTAATGTCAGATGATCCTACATTGCTGCAAACTTACGGATTCTGCGGTTTGATTATGCTGGTGGGTATTTTCTTCAGACACCTTAAACGTAAACAACTTCAGCCAGAAGCTGAAGCAAGCTAATTCTTAGCAGGCTTTTGCCCAGCCTTAGCGCTGGGCTTTTTTATGTCTAGAAACAAGGTTAACCGTTAAAGCTTACATCGCTTTAAACAAATGGTTGGCGCTGCGGCTTACCGGATATTCGCTATTGTCTTCTAATGCAACCGTGAGTTTGCCAAGCATGTTTTTGTTCACCCGTTTAATGGCGTTAACTCGAACTAAGGTTGAGCGATGAATCTGCCAAAACAAGCCCGGTTCAATTTGGCCTAGCAACTCTTTTAATGGCGTTCGAATAACGTAGTCACCTTGTTGGCTGCGTACCGTGGTGTACTTGTCTTCCGCCACAAAGGCCAAAATGTTATCGATGGCAATAAGTTCTACCGCCTCTCCTTTACTGGCTCTTATCCACTGCAAGTATTCGGGCTTTTCGTCTAGTGCTTGCACTAATGCTTGAAGGTCGTAGCTGGGGCTAGCATCAGCACTTGTTTGGCGCTGCTGAATACGTTGGCAGGTTTGCAATAAGCGCTGCTCATCAATGGGTTTAAGCAAATAATCAACCGCTTGTTGTTCAAAAGCTTGAATCGCATATTCATCAAAGGCCGTGGTGAATACAATATGTGGTGGTTTAGCTAGCTGGTTGAGCTTTTGCGCCACTTCAATACCGGTCATGCCGGGCATACGAATATCCAGAAATACCACGTCGGCGGCCAGTTGTTCGGCAGCGGCTAAGGCGCTTGGGCCATCGCCGGCCTTATCTACAATCTCTAACTCTGGCCAACATTCCCCCAGCATTTTGTCTAAATGAAAACGCAGTAAGGGTTCGTCATCAACAATTATTGCTCGCATGGAAACTCCAATTTGGCCAAGGTGCCGCCGGTTTCTAAAGCTTGAATATGTAAACTAGCTTGATTGGGAAATAGGCTCGCTAGCCGTTTTTGGATGTTGCTTAAGGCCAAACCATGACCTTGTTTGGCAGCTTGCTTAAAGCCAATGCCGTTATCTTCGATAGTTATTTGCCAGCGCTGCTCGTCCACATTAATGCGCACATTTACATGGCCGCCTTCGGCCTTGGGTTCAATGCCATGAAAAACCGCATTTTCAACTAAAGGCTGCAATAACATCGGTGGCAATTGGCGCTGGTTAAGCTCTTGCGAAGTAAGCGTTACTGAATACTGCAGGCGCTCACCTAAGCGGATTTGTTGAATCGCTAAATAAGCACTAATACCTGCTACCTCATCTTCTAGGCGAATACTCTCTTGGCGGCTTTTTTTAAGGGTAACTCTTAATAGCTCGGTGAATTTATCTAACAGAATTTCTGCTTGTTTGGGCTCTACTGCGATGAGTGCTTTTAAATTGGCTAGAGTATTAAACAAAAAGTGCGGCTCAATTTGGCTTTGCAGTAATTTTAGTTGGCTGTAGGTAAGTGCTTGCTCCGCTTTTAGCTTTTCTAACTCCGCTTGTTGCAGCGCCGAAGCCATGCTTAGGTTTTGCTCGCGGCTAAAAAAGTAGTAGTAAATAACGGCACAGAAAAATAGGCCAATAATCACTACTTTAAGCATTAAGGGCCAATCAAAATCATCGTAATAAGGGCTTATCCAATACCAAGTATGGGCGCTGCCAATACTTAAAGTGAGTGGGGCGCTCAGCACAAATGCCCAAAAACTACTCATCTTTGGAAACATGGTATCAATTAACATGGTGGTGCAAGTGCCTACTGTGCCAAATCCTAAGGCAATAACGAAATGCATCCAATAGGGACCGCCCCAAATTGCGTTGGTGAGGTAGGCAATGGGGAAGGAAAACAGCGCGCAAATTGCCAACGAGCGCCACACTGATAAAAGGCATTTATTGTTCAAAAGAGTCCCTCGAGTTTTATTAAGCCAACTTTATTTTCCGGTAATAAGCTATATACCGCATCACTCGCCCCACCAAGATAGCGCAGCCTTGCGCCAAGCGTCCATCCTTGGCTAAATTCGTAATCCAGCCTTGCTGTTGCGATCACGCCACCGTCTTCTGGCGCTAGCATTAAATCAAATGCTGGTTGCCAATCTTCTATGTCACGATGCCAATGCAGCATTACATTGTGTTGCAGCAAATTTTGACCATTAAACACTTCACCTTGGGAAAAGCGTAAGCTGCTAATGTCGCCACTTTGTTGCTGCAAGTAATAACTAATATCGGCGACGTGTTGCCATTCTGTCTGGTTTAACGCGCGGTTATCAAACCAATATTCTAGGATCAGGTTATCACCATTTAGATTTGCCCAGGTCATGCCTATTAGTGCTTGAAAACCATGATTAAATTCTTGTTCGATTACCGGTGATACTTGACCAATGTTGCTGCTGTTTAGTTGGCTAACACTGCGCTGATAATGCTGCTGGTAACGGCTCTCGGCATGTACTTCCCAAGCATCACCAAAGGTGGTGACCCAAGTTCCTCCTAGGTTAAGCGCACGTTTATTGTCGTAATAGCTTATTGCCTGCCATTCGCTATCGTTATTAAGTTGGTACCAACGTAAACCTAGGCCGCGTTGTTGTAGGCCTTCGGATTCGGTTGCTAGGTAAGAGTCGGTATAAAATAAAGCATATTCGCCATTGCCACTAAACTGGCTAAGGCTTAATACGCCCACCCCTTCTTCTACTTGAATAGCTACCGGATTACGCCGATAAGGCAGGAACATATCTAAAGGGCGAAAACCATAACTTACGCCTAAGTCTATGCGTTGTTTTCCTACCAGCAAATCACGTTCGGCTAGCTCGGTTTTCCAGAATAGCTCGGCCACAATCAAGTCATGCTGATTATCTTGCTTTTGTTTGGCTTGGCTTAAAGCAACTAGCTGCCCTTGTGCATTGCCATATTGAGGAAACCAGCGCAGGGCTGCATCGCCAAACCATTGGTCTTCACTGTCGAACACCGGGCTATTTGAAGCGCTAGCAAAGCCGCTATCTAGTTCTAAATGCCATTGCTGTTGCCAAGCTGCTTGGCTAAAAGTACTGGTAAACAATAGCAGCCAAATAAAACGAAATTGAGCCAAAACTTTTCCTAGTTAAATCGTGTCCTTTGAGCATTAGCTTACGAGAGTGGCTAAGGGAACTGGTTTGAATGCGATAAACGGTTAGCTAAGTTGATAAAGTGTTTTAACTAGGGATAAGTGGTGGGAGTTATTGAGGTGTTGTGTGGATTAGTGGAGTGTGAACTGTTTGGGTGAACTAAATAGGTTTTGCCCCATTGTGAGTTTCAAGCCTAAAGTAACTCAAATCAAATCTTCGTATTTTCAGCCAATTTTTATCATCTCTAGCGATACGTTTAATGAGTATTTTAACATCTATATTGACTCCCTTGTTACTAGCCTGATAGCATCACGACCTTATTGATTCTAAAGTCAATTTTAATCAGATAAACAAGCAAGGAATCGCATGTTTAAGGCAGTAAAATCGATAGCGTGTTTGAGAGGCAATAATGCATCCAAACGCTAACCCCTTCGAGGAGTCTAAGTTTAGCCAAACCCTGTTAGTTGATGCTTTTGGTCAGTCTTATATGTTTTTACCAAGACACGCAGGTCACACAGAAAACCAAGGTGAACTCGTTAATCACAGCATCGATATTTATTGGGCGCAGTCTTTACTGCAAAACCATAGCCCTATGTGGGGTTATCAGTTCGACTTAAACAAACTTTACTTTTACGTGTCTGGCGATTACATGGCCAGCCACAAAAGCGAGCAGCAGAAAATTGCTTGGCTTAGTAATGGCATTGTGAGCGGTGAGGTAAAGGTTCTTAAAGGCAAAAACTTTGCGCCGCCACCGCCTTCTAATATGGAAGGCGGCATGCCTGTTGCCACTTTGCCAGAGAGTGTTGTTACTCGTGCGAAACCTGCTCAAGCACCCTTAGGCCAAGGTGGTCAATCTATCGAGGACATTCGCGAAGCCTTAGATTTGTATTGCGCACTACCAGATGGCTCACCTGCGGCCAGCTTGCCTTACAAAGCAACCTTAGCAGATGGCACTGTATTAAAAGGCATGCTCGATGCTGATGGTTTAGCGCATCTACCTAACCTTAAACCCAATAACGTTGATGTTGAGTTTGGCGAGCAACCCAATGACGCCGCCATTGCAGCTACCCGAGCCGAGATTATTGCTGTGCTTAACAGCATTATTGCGGCGGAGAGAGTAGAGGGAGCTAAAATTGCAGCCGAGTATGGTGAGTTAAATGCCCTTCAAAAGGGCGCGTCGAGCATTGGCTCTTTGTTAACCGGGGTTGGTGGTGCGCTTGGCGATGCTGCTGAACTTACCTATAACCTTATAGAGCTTGGCTCTATGCAAGGGCAACTTAAGCGAGCGCTTAACGCTGGATGGGATGCCTACAATGTAGATGACGATAAAGGATGGACAGAAAGTTTTGCCAGTAATTGGAGCAGTAGCCAGCACCAAGCCTATGTTAAAGCACTAGGGTTTGACCCCACCTCTATTACCAAAGAAAACCTTACCGAAGCCTACGAAATTGCCAGTTTCATTAGTGATGACGATGAAACTCAAACGGCCTTACTGCAGTTTGTAAAAGACTTTGCCGACGCACAACATCATACCGAACTTACCGAAATGGGCGGCGCAGCCATATTTGATATTGTGCTAGGTGCAACTTTGGTGGCAATTACAGGAGGCGCCGGTACCGCCGCTGTAGCCGCTAACAAAGTACGCCATTTAGATAAGCTAGGCGGCTTGTTCAAAACCCTCGCTAAGCAGCTTAAAAAGAAAGCCCAATTTAAGACTAAATCTGGCCGCACTGGTGGCAAAGTAGAGCAACAAATTGCTAAGCCTGCGGGGGCAGAGGTGCCTACTGATGCAGGTAAGCAAAAGCAGGCCAATGTCGCGAGCAATAAACGCAACCAAATGAACCCTCGTTCTTTTGCTGAAGTAGAAAAACGCTTGGAGAAGGCTCGAGAAGATATTAAGAAACGTATGGATGCAGGTAAGCCGGCTTACAAACCCAAGTATAGCGATGATGAGCTAGTAAAAATGGCAAATTCAGGGGCAACGGCTAATGATAGGTTCTTAGTTAGTATTCAAACAAAAGCCACCTCAGACAAAGCAAAGCTCGCCTTTCAAAGAGATAGCGGGCTAGCACCTACTTGGACAACATCCTTTGATCAACTGGAAGCCGCCGATTCAGATCCAGAGCTCATTAATAAAATTTTAGGAAATAGTAAATGGTATGATCCCAAAAAAGACTATGTGATGCATATTATTGATCGAGGTGAAAACTTAGATCAGTTTGGTGGTAATACTGTTGTACCAACTTGGGAGAATATGAGCGGTGTGGTCACCCACAATGTTAAAGGGCATGATAACAAAACCCTCTTAAGCACCATGAACTCTGACTACCAAGACAAGTATGCAAAAACCATGGAAGACGTGTGGGCTAAAGACATATCAGATTTCGATAAAGAAGACATAAAAGAATATGCATCCACTTTATCCGAAAAAGATTCTCAACTATTTCAGGCTCGGCATGAAGTTCGAACCGAAATTGGGGCAAACGCCGAATTCACAGGTAATGGACTAACAGCAAACACAGCCGATGGGGGGGGGAACTATGGTGTTGTGGAAACCCTTTCTATAGAGAAAAACACACCAACATTAAAACAATTACAGACTCCAAAATCCGACGGTTCGACAATTGTCAAAACCATAGACTTAAACCCAATTGAGTAAGTTGTAATGAAAAAGTTTTCTCTTCTAAAAATTGATGATTTACCTAAAAATGCAAAAATACTATTCAGCATCCAATATCCAATGTTTCCAGATAAAAACAACAAAGTCATTCTTCTCGATGATTACGTTATAATTTGGACAGAATATACAAGCAAACTCACGAAAAAACGTAAAACATCTCAAAAAGAATTCCCTAAAGACGCTATACAGTGGTTTGTTAATACAATTGAAAACAACTATTGGGGTGATGGAGGGACTAAATCAAGCACCTCAGAAGAAGTAGTAATTAATAATGAGTCTATTGGTATCAGCTCCATGGCGCACTGCTGCGCTGAAAACCTACCTGGATACAATTTTTGGAATAGATCGAGGAAAGATCATGTTTCAAATCTACCACCTCAAGAATGGGATATTCCAAGATACATGCTTGAGGAAGGGCTTTTAGAGAAATTAAAGTGTATTTCCTGAGTAAAGTTAATCCTATTAGTACCGTGAAAAAAATGGCACCGTGAAGAAGGTCGCGCTTACTGAAATTCCAGGATTACAATTATGAACAAACCCCCTGTCTTTGACGCATCTACTTTTGTGCCAGTGCCTCGCAAGCCAGAATGGCCCGTATACCAGCCCGAGAATATACCTAGCGCTTGGAAAAAAATTGCCGAGATTACTGATGTTAGGTTTAAAGATACGATTCGTGATTGGCAGCTTTACTTTGATGGGGCTATGTTAATTATTTATTATTGGAATGATGGTATTAGCCCTTTTAGTGGTGAAC
The Agarivorans aestuarii DNA segment above includes these coding regions:
- a CDS encoding LytR/AlgR family response regulator transcription factor; its protein translation is MRAIIVDDEPLLRFHLDKMLGECWPELEIVDKAGDGPSALAAAEQLAADVVFLDIRMPGMTGIEVAQKLNQLAKPPHIVFTTAFDEYAIQAFEQQAVDYLLKPIDEQRLLQTCQRIQQRQTSADASPSYDLQALVQALDEKPEYLQWIRASKGEAVELIAIDNILAFVAEDKYTTVRSQQGDYVIRTPLKELLGQIEPGLFWQIHRSTLVRVNAIKRVNKNMLGKLTVALEDNSEYPVSRSANHLFKAM
- a CDS encoding sensor histidine kinase, which gives rise to MAICALFSFPIAYLTNAIWGGPYWMHFVIALGFGTVGTCTTMLIDTMFPKMSSFWAFVLSAPLTLSIGSAHTWYWISPYYDDFDWPLMLKVVIIGLFFCAVIYYYFFSREQNLSMASALQQAELEKLKAEQALTYSQLKLLQSQIEPHFLFNTLANLKALIAVEPKQAEILLDKFTELLRVTLKKSRQESIRLEDEVAGISAYLAIQQIRLGERLQYSVTLTSQELNQRQLPPMLLQPLVENAVFHGIEPKAEGGHVNVRINVDEQRWQITIEDNGIGFKQAAKQGHGLALSNIQKRLASLFPNQASLHIQALETGGTLAKLEFPCEQ